Below is a genomic region from Jiangella gansuensis DSM 44835.
CGACGCCGTCAAGCTGCCGAAGATCTTCTACATCAACTGGTTCCGGCGCGAGCAGGCTGCCGACGGCAGCCAGGGATCCTTCCTCTGGCCGGGCTTCGGCGAGAACGGCCGGGTGCTCAAGTGGGTCGTCGAACGGCTGGAGGGCACCGCCGCGGCGGCGGAGACCCCGATCGGGCACGTGCCCACGCCGGAGTCGCTGGACACCACCGGCCTGGCCCTGACGCCGGAGCAGTTGGCCGCCTGCCTCGAGGTCGACCCGGACGAGTGGCGCGCCGAGGTACCCGGCATCACCGAGTGGTTCGAGAAGTTCGGCGACCACCTGCCGACGCTGCTGTGGGCCGAGCTCGACGGACTGCGGGCGCGGCTGGGCATGTGACGGACGCGTCCGGGCTCGTGGTCACGTTCCTCGAGCCCGGACGCGCGGCTCCGTCAGCCCGGTCAGGGCAGGGTTCATCTCCTGCCCGTGCTGCGCGCCGTGGACCTCGGGCCGCCACCCGGCGTGAGCGCGTTCGCCCGAAGCGTCGTCCTGGCGCGGGTCTACCGTGGACGGGTCGGGAGACGTGCCGGAAGGAGAACCTCATGGCCACTCTCACGCCGTATCTCTGCGCCATGGACGCCGCCGCGGCGCTGGACTTCTACACCCGCGCCTTCGGCGCCGAAGAGACCGTCCGCTGGACCGACCCCGCCACGGGCGCCATCGGGCACGCCGAATTCGTGGTCGACGGCGCCCGCGTCATGATCGCCGACGAATGGCCCGACGGTGGTGTCTACAGCCCCACCACGATCGGGCGTACGCCGGTCTCGCTGGTACTCGAGGTCGAGGATGTCGACGCGTTCTTCGACCGGGCGGTGGCCGCCGGCGCCACCGTCGAGCGTCCGGTCGAGGCCGCGGCACATGGTCGCGGCGGCTGGCTGGTCGACCCCTTCGGTCACCGCTGGCACATCGCCGGCGCGGAACCGGGGACGTCGAAGACGGAACTGCAGGACGTCGTCGGCGACGAGTACGTCATCAGCTGAGCGCCGAACCGGCCCGGCCGGCCCCTCCTACGAACCCGAGGCCTGCAGCGCGGCGTCGATGGTGCGGGCGATGTCGGGCAGCGCCGTGCCGCCGCTGGCCAGGCTGGCGCTGATGCTGGCGGAGATGCTCGCCCGACGCCATGCAACCTGCAGGTTGGACGACGCTCCCAATGATGCCCAGGCCTCGTCGCCGAGACCGGAGACCGCTGTCGGCGGGGTGCCCGGTACGGCGCCGGCGGGCACCCAGTCGTCGTAGGTGGAAACGCTCACGATGAGTTCCTGGCCGCCCTCGCCGGTCCAGTAACAGATGCCCGGGTCTGCCTCGTCGGCCACCGGGGTGGCGCTCGCGCCCAGCAGGCCGGTGATGGCCTGGGCGCCGAGTGTGCACACCTGGGCCGCGGACCCGTCCGGCGCACCATCGGTGCCTGGGTCGGGTTCGGTGCCCGGGTCGGTTTCCGGCTCGGGGTCGGTCTCCGCGGCGGGCGGTTCGACCGGCGGTGCGGGGTCGGGGTCCGGTGCGGTCTCGCCCGCGGGCGGCTGTTCCTGCTCGGCGGCCGGCGGCTGCTCGGCGGTGTGCGGCGGCACCGGGTCGGCCGGTGCTGTCGTGGCCGGTGTCTCGGTCGGCGCCGCGGGGTCGGCGGTGGGCGTGGCCGGTGCTTCGGCGGTCGCCGCAGGGGTGGTCGTGGCCAGAGCCTGCGGGTCGTCGTCGCCGCCACAGCCGGCCAGGACGGCGCCGAGCGCGACGACGGCGGCCACCGCGGCCGCAGGACGGAGCTGCTTGAACGGAGTGGGCACCGGCGGAACCTCTCGTCAGCACGTCAAAGCCGCCGCAACAGTAACAACCCCGGCATTCGGCCTGGGCGCCGGACCGTGCCGGCGCTGCCTAGACTGCCGCGCATGACGGACCTCGACGAACAGGGCCGGCCGGAACCACCCCTCGCGGCGGACGAGGCCGGCACCTTGCTGGGCTTCCTCGACTTCCAGCGCGCCACGCTGGCCTGGAAGTGTTCCGGAGTGGACGAGGACGGCCTGCGGGCCACCGTCGGCTCCTCGTCGATGACGCTCGGCGGCCTGCTCAAGCACATGGCGTTCGTCGAGAACGACTGGTTCGCCTA
It encodes:
- a CDS encoding VOC family protein; amino-acid sequence: MATLTPYLCAMDAAAALDFYTRAFGAEETVRWTDPATGAIGHAEFVVDGARVMIADEWPDGGVYSPTTIGRTPVSLVLEVEDVDAFFDRAVAAGATVERPVEAAAHGRGGWLVDPFGHRWHIAGAEPGTSKTELQDVVGDEYVIS